TGATGTCCGGTCCGGCATACGAGCAATTGATATCAGCCGATAACATAATCTCTGGTGAATTTCCCTGCTGGAACATATAAGAAACCAGGAAAACCAGATCGCTAATATCTATGGCGCGGTTGATAACTACATCACCACGCCAGAAATAGGTCACGGTGTTTGTCGATGTTGACCAGGTTGTGAATCCGAGACGGTTCCTTGCCAGGACTTTCCAATATACCGACACCCCCAGAGGGACCGAATTTTCGGGAACGGTCAGTGAGGTGTTTTCCCTGATGGAATCGAGGTAGAATTCTTCGCCTGGATTAGTGGCTGCGTTATCCCATAGGTAGACCAGATACCAGGTGGTATCATCAGGAATGACGGAGGGCGCAGTTTGCCAGGTAAAGGTCGCTTCCGTTTTATCCACCAGATCAACTAGATCCCCATTGTCCGGAGATGACAGATCAAATGAACCGGGATCGCCGCCAATGGCGAACTCAAAAGAGTCGGGATACGGCGTAGATTCACGCGTAAGACCATATACATCCCCCGTAGCCAGAACTCGCCAGAAATACCGACCATTGGTCAAATCATCGACATTGATGCTGAGGCTTGTCCCGGTATATCCCGTGGTTGATACCGTACTACCCGCAGCGAAGTCAGAATTCGTGCTGTAATCGATGTCATACAGGATATTTTCACTGGGGTAGATAGAACTGGAACTCTCCCATTGCAGTTGGATGGTTGATCCCGGTATTCCGATCACCTCGGCGTCACCGACCGGACTTAGCAGGGCAAATGGAGCCGGTTGTGACGGTTCACTCAGAAAAAAGCTCGCACCAAAGGGGGTAGACTCCCTTTCAAATCCATAAAGGTTGCCGTAAGCAGTTACTCGCCACCAATAAGTAGTCTCGTTGGTGAGAGTGTCGATGGCTACCCAGCAAGTAGTATCACTTACGGCCAGATAAGTCAATGTAGACCCGGTGGGGAAGCTCTCATCCGCGCTGATCTCGAATCTGTATTTTACCACCTCTCCCGGGTAGATGGAGCTCGATGGCTCCCAGAAGAACTGAATCGCGGAATCTGGAAAACCGAGAATGGTCTCGTTAATTGGCCATATCAGATCAAACTCATCCGGCGGGAAATCTACAATTACCACAGCGCCTTCAGCCGTGGACTCTATCGGATCATTACTGATGTCGGTCATGACATGTTGAAGGATAGGCAGTTCCGATATCCCCGTGTTTAAAGCAACCAACTGCACTTGAGCTACTACTCCCGGTCCATCGACAACGGCGCTGGGCCCGAAGAGAAGACCTTCGAGTCTTAGGATCGTAGTTGCAAGGGTTGAATCATAATAGATGTAAGAGTTGAAAACACGGGTGAAACCAGAGGTATCGAAAAGCGGCCCCAGGGTCGTAGATACGGTATCAAACATGAGAGTGTCAAACGCGATCCTTGCCTGAAAGAGACGAATTCCCTGTGTATTTTCATCGACCCGTAAATCCAGGTCGATCACACTGCCCACGCCCGTTGTGACAAAAGTGCTCTCGGGCTCGAGTGAAAGGGTCGCTGCTTCGATTGCGCCGGCAGAACACATATACAGCGCAAACAAGACAGAAGCCAACAGTAATCGTGGCAGTTTTGCGGTTCTCATCGATCCTCCTAAGTTGACGTCGTCCAGCGATGGTTGAGGGAGGGACCCCGTAGGGTCCCGTCCCCTCAACTGTCTCGCGGGATCGGTTTACTTCAGCAGAACCATCTTCTTGGTATCAGTGAAGTCCGCCGCCTGCAACTTGTAGAAGTAGACGCCGGAGCCAACACCAGAAGCGTTCCACGTGATGCTCACAGTCCCTGCATCTGCATAACCGTTGAACGACTCAACAACCTGACCGGCTACGTTAAAGACGGTCAAATTGTAGTGACCGGCTTCACGCATGGAGAAGTTGATTGTCGTTGTCGGGTTAAACGGATTCGGATAGTTCTGTCCCAGGTAGTAGCTGTCGGGCAGCGCCGCACCCTTGGCAACGCTGAAGTCGACAGAAACCTCGGACAAATCGGCACTCTTGACCGAAGATTCAACCAGGTTGATATCAAAGGCTCCATCCTTCTTAGCGCGTACGGTGACGGTAGCTATCGAACTACCCTCAAAGACGTCGCTGAGAACAGCGCCGGTGAGATCCAGGCTGTTGCCGTCGATCACCTGGTTGTAGAATCCACGACCATTAACCGCAGCGATATCACCTTGCTGTACGTTGACTATCTCAACCATACCGGCATCGATAGCGAAGTTCAGGTGATAAGCCAAAACGCCTTCCGCTCCGGTCATGTCAATACTGAAGGTGGCTTCATCGCCGGCCTTGAGGTACGGCACTTCCGTGGACACAGCAATTTGATCAGCACCGATCAATTTGGCCGCATCCTTCAGATGATCGCCATAGATGGAGTAGTTATAGGCAAAGATGGTCAATTCATCGAAACCTACATAACCATCCGGGACCGGCAGACCATCCGGTTCGCCGTCAGCCGTGGGGCCGAAGTCACAAGCCTGGCAGAAGCCGGCGTCGGCAGACGTCAGGTAGTAACTCGCTGCAATGTCACCGAATTCAACAAACTCGAGAACACCACTGAAGTCGAAGTCCCCAAGCAGATAGTTGGTGGCGCTGCAGAACGCGAACGTACTTGACGTATTACCGGCCTTATCGACCGTCCACAACGAGAAAGTCAGCATATCCATTTCCGGATAAGTGCCGAAGTCATACTCGGTACCGTAAATGACGTCACCGTAGAAGCCTTCGTCGAGAGCCGGAGCCGGAGCCGGTCCGTCGGTGTAGATCGGATAGTCGAAAGTGGCGTTGTAGCGGAAGAAATAGTATTGATCTTCCGTTGCACCGTCCCAGGTCAGATGGACACTGGCCGTCGGGGTGCCGTGGAAGTTAGTCGCCGGAGCCGGAGCAAGCTGATCGAGTTCGATCGTCGCATTGTACCAGGCGCCAACGTTCGCGGCCATATCACGGAAGCGAATCCTGATGGTGTAAACACCATCAGTCGCACTCTTCAACGTCCACGGATTGAACGTATTAGCCACCGGGATCCAGCCGGTGTTGCCGGACCAGTCGTCGTTGATGATCTGCATATCCACAGCGTCGCCGGGATAAGCAATACCAACGATCTCATTACCGGTCTGGCTGTTGGTGTAACCGGGAGCCGCCAGCGGATTGAGAACTGGATCCTGCTGGACCGTCATGGTGCCGGTAGGCGCCTCAGTGTCCAGAATGATCGTTGCCGACTCAATCGTACTCAAACGACCGGAACGGTCTTCGGTCTGCACGTAAACCGTCTTAGTACCGTCACCGGTGCTGAGAGTGAAGGAGTAGGGACCGGCGCCCCAACCAAGCGGGGTCGCTCCCGCCATAGCGGGATCCTCAGAAAGGTACACGTACTTGCGATAGGATTCGGTATAGGTGAAGTTAACACTAACGGTAGTGCTGTTGCAGTACGTGGCGCCGCCGTCGATGAGCACATCCGAAATCACCGGATCAGTGAAATCGAATCTGATGGCATCAGTAAGTTCTGAGGTCAGGAGACGTCCGGCGCAATCCTGAGCCTGAACATACAGGTAGTACAAGGTACCTTCCGTCGGAGTGCCGAAATCGTAAGCGAACGGATTCGGCGGGAAAGCCTCGGTTACCGTATATGTTCCCGATACTTCACCGGCCATGACCTGGATAATGTCAGTGGATGGATCGGCGACTTCGACGTTTACCACTGCCGTTTGTGACCAGTTGATTTCGCCCAAACCGTCATCGAGAGTGATTCCGGTAGCGGTTGGCGCGGTCAGGTCAAGGAAGATACTGTCTAACGACTCAGCACCATAATTGCCGATATTGTCGATCAGAACACCGTAAACCGTATGCCAGCCTTCGGTGTTGACCATATTCCAAAGAATGGAATCGGTATAAACCGTGGCGTCATACTGAGTATACGGACCACCCTGATTGTTACTTAAACCAACGTAAGCGATATCAGTATCGGACCAGCTGAATTCCACACGGATCCTGCGGTTATCGGTACAGCCGGAACGATCATTGATCGAGAACTGGTCGAAGCCGTTGTTGGTGCTGTCGAACTCGATCTGAGCCGAAGTATAACCAACGTTACCGGCATCGTCGCGCGACATGAAGTAAACGGTCTTGAGTCCGTCGTTGGCGCTGAGGGTCATGGGGACCGGACGTACCGGCGGCGGCATGGCCGCCCACTTCGTTGAAGCGCAATCGGCATC
This is a stretch of genomic DNA from Candidatus Zixiibacteriota bacterium. It encodes these proteins:
- a CDS encoding T9SS type A sorting domain-containing protein, which translates into the protein MSLTRSFLITACVVLLMAGFGSAATFMVKEGGTAPYFTNLDTALWTAATYGGTGHVIEVYPGTYPTDIDLTVPSNVSAIIGVGGADSTFFVNPNPPTWITATGKDFLDVFGSVDLTISGLNVSGYRGAIVTKGVMATGLTVENCVFNNNLAAFYGGTNGGTFSNLAVSNGWIGISVVSYAGGENLDNNVIENCTFTGITRAPAVFLDHIENDIQSPAAAAAASIANNQILGCTISECSDYGMVLTAASNVTVDGCTIFDVEFAAIGAFSVNNGWFTNNVIYGCAQSDTNPDSTDLTWGTPLGAISLYSCYSIDIEYNDIYDNGGLGTMGGGTGFAEYAVGADNGTTSNRIRYNCLWGHDGIQGWDDGSAASNVWRYNYYSGLAGTTYALDGSAGEIDNSPTMFNASAHAAGSTYEVFDYVDVTFDWTVPSCDPWDSVGLATYSFTVNFDPAVLEFVPGSADYNYGYLGDPDPTVYAPVGGDPASGTLIFEAATYEGSGYGDATLAFAQFQVIGIGNTQITINSLYTDSLDVLIMTDNTPLDLTLEDNVNPAISFTANNPVRDDIYSWGSPYVYTPDEGYKLLVDISATDQYKIDHVWYRFDGLGWCGLASSINADTYTNTGYHANYIGCPIPITPVAGVDDGTVPHTLEIGVWDAGGNFASQTYTFYIDWTCPTFTSWTMADPTCPVNPDYTNDLTVNLTYVDDGTAVQVEFWSGGSWSGVRETYPKATFDLTAGDGTKTHYARLYDEFLNRSPHRLETIELDQTAPAPHDAWLVVDPTPAKTGVRDIVGDCNFEAASGTMAYIVSEDLADADCASTKWAAMPPPVRPVPMTLSANDGLKTVYFMSRDDAGNVGYTSAQIEFDSTNNGFDQFSINDRSGCTDNRRIRVEFSWSDTDIAYVGLSNNQGGPYTQYDATVYTDSILWNMVNTEGWHTVYGVLIDNIGNYGAESLDSIFLDLTAPTATGITLDDGLGEINWSQTAVVNVEVADPSTDIIQVMAGEVSGTYTVTEAFPPNPFAYDFGTPTEGTLYYLYVQAQDCAGRLLTSELTDAIRFDFTDPVISDVLIDGGATYCNSTTVSVNFTYTESYRKYVYLSEDPAMAGATPLGWGAGPYSFTLSTGDGTKTVYVQTEDRSGRLSTIESATIILDTEAPTGTMTVQQDPVLNPLAAPGYTNSQTGNEIVGIAYPGDAVDMQIINDDWSGNTGWIPVANTFNPWTLKSATDGVYTIRIRFRDMAANVGAWYNATIELDQLAPAPATNFHGTPTASVHLTWDGATEDQYYFFRYNATFDYPIYTDGPAPAPALDEGFYGDVIYGTEYDFGTYPEMDMLTFSLWTVDKAGNTSSTFAFCSATNYLLGDFDFSGVLEFVEFGDIAASYYLTSADAGFCQACDFGPTADGEPDGLPVPDGYVGFDELTIFAYNYSIYGDHLKDAAKLIGADQIAVSTEVPYLKAGDEATFSIDMTGAEGVLAYHLNFAIDAGMVEIVNVQQGDIAAVNGRGFYNQVIDGNSLDLTGAVLSDVFEGSSIATVTVRAKKDGAFDINLVESSVKSADLSEVSVDFSVAKGAALPDSYYLGQNYPNPFNPTTTINFSMREAGHYNLTVFNVAGQVVESFNGYADAGTVSITWNASGVGSGVYFYKLQAADFTDTKKMVLLK